One window of Quercus robur chromosome 5, dhQueRobu3.1, whole genome shotgun sequence genomic DNA carries:
- the LOC126725012 gene encoding threonine synthase, chloroplastic-like, translated as MMAYSCSSSSSSTSSFFSIKPKTPSPKPHFPKPHFIKASTNPSPPPPQQQPKPISVSKPRRPLDENIRDEARRNNPTYSHLFSAKYVPFNPDPSHQTSDESYSLDEIVYRSRSGGLLDVEHDIAALKTYDGKYWRDLFDSRVGKTTWPYGSGVWSKKEWVLPEIDDADIVSAFEGNSNLFWAERYGKQFLGMNDLWVKHCGISHTGSFKDLGMTVLVSQVNRLRKMNRPVVGVGCASTGDTSAALSAYCASAGIPSIVFLPANRISIAQLVQPIANGAFVLSLDTDFDGCMHLIREVTSELPIYLANSLNSLRLEGQKTAAIEILQQFDWQVPDWVIVPGGNLGNIYAFYKGFHMCKELGLVDRIPRLVCAQAANANPLYLHYKSGWKDFKAVKANATFASAIQIGDPVSIDRAVYALKNSNGIVEEATEEELMDAMAEADSTGMFICPHTGVALTALIKLRKSGVIGKTDRTVVVSTAHGLKFTQSKIDYHSKEIKDMACRFANPPVHVKADFASVMDVLQRYLLSKSPNH; from the coding sequence ATGATGGCttattcttgttcttcttcttcttcatctacctcctccttcttctccatcaaacccaaaaccccatCTCCAAAACCCCATTTCCCAAAACCCCATTTCATCAAAGCCTCCACAAACCcatctccaccaccaccacaacaacagcCAAAACCCATCTCAGTCTCCAAACCCCGCCGCCCACTCGACGAAAACATCCGCGACGAGGCTCGCCGCAACAACCCAACGTACTCCCACCTCTTCTCCGCCAAGTACGTCCCTTTCAACCCGGACCCATCTCACCAAACCTCCGACGAGTCCTACTCCCTCGACGAGATCGTGTACCGCTCCCGATCCGGCGGACTGCTCGACGTCGAGCACGACATCGCCGCCTTGAAAACCTACGACGGCAAGTACTGGCGCGACCTCTTCGATTCCCGCGTCGGCAAGACCACGTGGCCTTACGGCTCCGGCGTCTGGTCCAAGAAAGAATGGGTCCTCCCGGAGATCGACGACGCCGATATCGTGTCGGCTTTCGAGGGAAACTCTAACCTTTTCTGGGCCGAGCGTTATGGCAAACAGTTTCTGGGCATGAATGATTTGTGGGTTAAACACTGTGGGATTAGCCATACTGGGAGTTTCAAGGATTTGGGCATGACTGTTTTGGTGAGTCAAGTGAATCGGCTTCGAAAAATGAACCGTCCTGTTGTTGGGGTTGGCTGTGCCAGCACCGGAGACACCTCGGCCGCGCTTTCGGCTTATTGTGCCTCTGCTGGGATTCCCTCCATTGTTTTCTTGCCTGCTAATAGAATCTCCATTGCCCAGTTGGTTCAGCCCATTGCCAATGGCGCTTTCGTGTTGAGCCTCGACACTGATTTCGATGGATGTATGCATCTCATCCGTGAGGTAACCTCTGAATTGCCCATTTACTTAGCTAATTCATTGAATAGTTTGAGATTAGAGGGTCAGAAAACTGCTGCTATTGAGATTTTGCAACAATTTGATTGGCAAGTGCCTGATTGGGTTATAGTTCCGGGTGGGAATCTTGGGAATATATATGCTTTTTATAAAGGTTTCCATATGTGTAAAGAATTAGGCCTTGTGGATAGGATTCCTAGGTTAGTTTGTGCTCAGGCTGCCAATGCAAACCCGCTTTACTTGCATTACAAGTCAGGGTGGAAGGATTTCAAGGCTGTAAAGGCGAATGCCACGTTTGCATCCGCTATTCAGATAGGTGATCCCGTTTCGATTGATAGAGCAGTGTATGCCCTGAAGAATTCTAATGGGATTGTCGAGGAGGCAACTGAGGAGGAGTTGATGGACGCTATGGCGGAGGCGGATTCAACTGGGATGTTTATATGCCCGCATACGGGTGTTGCGTTGACTGCATTGATTAAGTTGAGGAAGAGTGGGGTGATTGGGAAGACAGATCGGACGGTGGTGGTGAGCACTGCACATGGGTTGAAGTTTACTCAATCTAAGATTGATTATCATTCTAAGGAGATTAAGGATATGGCGTGCCGGTTTGCTAATCCGCCAGTTCATGTCAAGGCTGATTTTGCATCAGTTATGGATGTGTTGCAGAGGTATTTGTTGAGTAAGTCGCCGAATCATTAG